From a region of the Chitinophaga caseinilytica genome:
- a CDS encoding molybdopterin molybdotransferase MoeA, translating to MMTVSEAYNAMLRTAAGFGVTTVLLEAAEGRVLRETVHADRPFPPYDRVTVNGLAIAFESYERGQRVFGSGGIQAAGMPRLQLANLADGMEVMRGSVLPDLTDTIVPFDQLEVAEHEGFRRFTVPGNVQPGHHIHRKGADAHAGKPLLEPGVRIGPAEIGVLAGTGKAEVKVSALPKVLLVATGNELVEVRETPEPHQVRMSNVYSLAAGLREMGIPADIVHLADEKPRMAEELLPLLHRCDVLICTGAVGDGRFNHLPEVLAEAGMEKIVDGVGQKPGKKILFGRMSGGPVVFALPGNPQSVMTNYARYIRPWLEVCLGLPDRKPVLAKLSETLTFARPLEYFIPVKLYVSGEAVLQALPIPHQGSGDLSALALADGFMALPSTSNVFEAGNAFPVWIFRQNSPF from the coding sequence ATGATGACCGTATCGGAAGCTTACAACGCCATGCTGCGCACAGCCGCTGGTTTTGGTGTCACCACCGTTTTGCTCGAAGCGGCGGAAGGCCGCGTGTTGCGCGAAACGGTGCATGCAGACAGGCCCTTCCCGCCATACGACCGCGTCACGGTCAACGGCCTCGCCATCGCATTTGAAAGTTATGAACGCGGACAACGTGTTTTCGGTTCCGGCGGCATCCAGGCCGCGGGTATGCCGCGCCTGCAACTGGCCAACCTGGCAGACGGGATGGAAGTGATGCGCGGATCGGTACTGCCCGACCTCACAGACACCATTGTTCCGTTCGATCAGCTGGAAGTTGCCGAGCATGAAGGGTTCCGCAGGTTCACCGTGCCGGGGAACGTTCAGCCCGGCCATCACATCCACCGCAAAGGAGCGGATGCCCATGCCGGAAAGCCGCTCCTGGAGCCGGGCGTACGCATCGGCCCGGCAGAAATCGGCGTGCTGGCGGGAACGGGGAAAGCCGAAGTGAAAGTTAGCGCCCTGCCTAAAGTGCTGCTCGTGGCCACGGGGAACGAACTGGTGGAGGTGCGCGAAACACCGGAGCCGCACCAGGTCCGCATGTCGAACGTTTACAGCCTGGCGGCGGGTTTGCGGGAAATGGGGATCCCAGCCGATATCGTTCACCTTGCAGATGAAAAGCCGCGCATGGCCGAAGAATTGCTTCCTTTGCTCCATAGATGCGATGTGTTGATCTGTACCGGCGCCGTGGGCGACGGGCGGTTCAACCATCTCCCCGAAGTGCTCGCCGAAGCCGGCATGGAAAAGATCGTGGATGGCGTAGGGCAGAAGCCGGGGAAGAAAATCCTCTTCGGCAGGATGTCCGGTGGGCCGGTCGTATTTGCCCTGCCGGGGAACCCGCAGTCGGTCATGACCAATTACGCACGCTACATCCGGCCGTGGCTGGAAGTTTGCCTGGGCTTGCCCGACCGGAAGCCCGTGCTGGCGAAACTCTCCGAAACCCTGACGTTCGCCCGGCCGTTGGAATACTTCATCCCCGTTAAATTATACGTTTCCGGAGAAGCGGTTTTGCAGGCTTTGCCCATCCCGCACCAGGGCTCGGGCGACCTTTCCGCGCTGGCCCTGGCCGACGGATTCATGGCCCTTCCATCGACTTCAAACGTTTTCGAAGCGGGAAACGCCTTCCCGGTTTGGATTTTCAGGCAGAATTCCCCATTTTGA
- a CDS encoding cyclic nucleotide-binding domain-containing protein, with product MQTILLAERKDRKRGSLAPLLETAGYTVEVAADGQDGILRMRRSPPDLVICDMDIKGVDGLGMLHVMQQEGPLQLVPAILLMNDWDPRRYREAMQMGADDVMVRPFSGAELLQTVAIRLEKRHLLLQNAAAIDPADENDFRNVIRAFITDRNTVRLAPHEVIYREGETPRYMFYIISGKVKTVKTHEDGKDLLISLYKTGDFFGYIALLEEERYKATALAMDETELALIPRKDAEEMLGRVPLIFQKFVKMLARNLTEKENRLVGIAYDTLRKKVASALVHLRNKYHQGTGQYKVNIARDELASLAGTATESLIRTLGEFKQEKLIAIKGPFITLLEPGRLEDIAFH from the coding sequence ATGCAAACCATTCTCCTCGCCGAAAGAAAAGACCGCAAACGCGGCAGCCTGGCACCGTTGCTGGAAACGGCGGGATATACGGTGGAAGTGGCGGCCGACGGGCAAGACGGCATCCTCCGGATGCGCAGATCGCCGCCCGATCTCGTGATCTGCGATATGGACATCAAGGGGGTAGACGGGCTGGGGATGCTCCACGTCATGCAGCAGGAAGGCCCCTTGCAGCTGGTGCCCGCCATCCTTCTCATGAACGACTGGGACCCGCGCCGCTACCGTGAAGCGATGCAAATGGGAGCGGATGATGTGATGGTACGCCCGTTTTCCGGCGCCGAGTTGCTGCAAACCGTGGCCATCCGCCTCGAAAAACGGCATCTTCTCCTCCAAAATGCCGCCGCCATTGATCCGGCCGACGAAAACGATTTCCGCAACGTGATCCGCGCCTTCATAACCGACCGCAATACCGTCCGCCTCGCGCCCCATGAAGTGATCTACCGCGAAGGCGAAACGCCGCGGTACATGTTTTACATCATTTCCGGGAAAGTGAAAACCGTGAAAACGCATGAAGACGGGAAAGACCTCCTGATCAGCCTGTACAAAACCGGCGATTTCTTCGGGTACATCGCGCTGCTGGAGGAAGAGCGCTACAAAGCCACGGCCCTGGCGATGGACGAAACCGAGCTGGCCCTCATCCCGCGGAAAGATGCGGAGGAAATGCTGGGCCGCGTACCGCTGATCTTCCAGAAATTCGTGAAAATGCTGGCCAGGAACCTCACGGAAAAGGAAAACCGGCTGGTCGGCATCGCGTATGACACCCTGCGCAAAAAAGTGGCCAGCGCGTTGGTGCATTTGCGGAACAAATATCACCAGGGCACTGGCCAGTATAAGGTCAACATCGCCAGGGATGAGCTGGCATCGCTCGCCGGCACGGCAACGGAATCGCTGATCCGTACCCTCGGCGAATTCAAGCAGGAAAAACTGATCGCCATCAAAGGGCCTTTCATCACACTGCTCGAACCCGGCCGGCTGGAAGATATCGCCTTCCATTAG